One window from the genome of Thermus sediminis encodes:
- a CDS encoding cytochrome c oxidase subunit II: MPIQLLLRANDVIHNFHVPEFRVKMDAVPGMITRIWFTPTRPGTFQVICAEYCGLGHARMLGEVLVVNPEELQAWLRTQPSVAQTLGE, from the coding sequence ATGCCCATCCAGCTTCTCCTTCGGGCCAACGACGTGATCCACAACTTCCACGTCCCCGAGTTCCGAGTGAAGATGGATGCGGTTCCAGGCATGATTACCCGAATTTGGTTCACCCCCACCCGCCCAGGCACTTTCCAGGTCATCTGCGCCGAGTACTGCGGCCTAGGCCACGCCCGCATGCTAGGCGAGGTCCTGGTGGTGAACCCTGAGGAATTACAGGCCTGGCTCAGGACCCAGCCCAGCGTGGCCCAAACCTTAGGGGAGTGA
- a CDS encoding cytochrome c oxidase subunit II: protein MQRALLAVSLILLVAGAFALALLRPWWFTPLASNWGSIDRLIVLSLVLTGLAYACVNLFVAYSVTRYAKGPTQYTPDDPLVERRLFWLTTFGIIVLLAPGLYFYAHPVQPPKPGLTVEVLSQQWLWSYRYPGPDGRLGSADLKRVSPANPFGLDPKDPAARDDAVIVGGPLYLSTYS from the coding sequence ATGCAGCGGGCCCTGCTCGCCGTAAGCCTGATCCTCCTGGTGGCGGGAGCTTTTGCCCTGGCCCTCCTTCGCCCCTGGTGGTTCACCCCTTTGGCCTCCAACTGGGGTTCTATAGATAGGCTCATCGTGCTTTCCCTGGTCCTAACCGGCCTGGCCTATGCCTGCGTCAACCTCTTCGTAGCCTACAGCGTGACCCGTTACGCCAAGGGGCCGACCCAGTACACCCCCGACGACCCCCTGGTGGAAAGGCGGCTCTTCTGGCTCACCACCTTCGGCATCATCGTGCTTCTGGCCCCGGGGCTTTACTTCTACGCCCACCCGGTCCAGCCGCCTAAGCCCGGGCTCACCGTGGAGGTCCTGAGCCAGCAGTGGCTTTGGAGCTACCGCTACCCCGGCCCGGACGGGAGGCTGGGCTCAGCGGACCTAAAAAGGGTCTCCCCCGCCAATCCCTTTGGCCTAGACCCCAAGGACCCCGCCGCCCGGGACGATGCGGTAATCGTAGGGGGGCCCCTCTACCTATCTACCTACTCCTAG
- a CDS encoding arsenic resistance protein: MSGRRTLERQQVWVYLAAIAGGLVLGSLQPDLGALLEALLWPVLAALLYTTFVQVPVLRVRDAFRDRRFVLAVLLGNFLLIPLVVGLVLPWLPDDPALRLGVALVLLVPCTDWFITFTQLGRGNTSLAIAVTPLNLLLQLLLLPVYLWLLLPAADLGTALRTEEILPAALGLLGLPLVAAALTEAWVEAKAERGIWRERLGRWTVPLLALVVFQVAGTQVGTVLHAGLVLLTVLPVFAGFLLVVPLLALGLTRWLRLPMDAGRTLAFSMGTRNSFVVLPFALALPAGWETTVVVVVFQSLVELFGMVFYLWWLPGRLFRSPPTWG, from the coding sequence ATGTCGGGCCGACGAACTCTTGAACGCCAGCAGGTCTGGGTCTACCTGGCCGCCATCGCCGGCGGGCTGGTACTGGGCAGCCTACAACCGGACCTGGGGGCGCTCCTCGAGGCCCTGTTATGGCCGGTGTTGGCGGCGCTGCTTTACACCACCTTCGTGCAGGTGCCAGTGCTGCGTGTGCGCGACGCCTTCCGCGACCGGCGCTTCGTGCTGGCCGTCCTACTGGGCAACTTCCTGCTCATACCGCTGGTGGTGGGGCTAGTCCTGCCTTGGCTACCGGACGATCCGGCGCTGCGCCTGGGGGTGGCTCTGGTCTTGCTGGTGCCCTGCACCGACTGGTTCATCACCTTCACCCAACTCGGGCGGGGCAACACGTCCCTGGCCATCGCTGTCACCCCGCTCAACCTGCTGCTGCAACTGCTGTTGTTGCCGGTCTACCTGTGGTTGCTGCTACCAGCGGCCGATCTCGGCACCGCGCTCAGGACCGAAGAGATCCTGCCCGCTGCGCTCGGGCTGCTCGGCTTGCCCCTGGTGGCCGCCGCCCTGACCGAGGCCTGGGTCGAAGCCAAAGCGGAACGCGGCATCTGGCGCGAACGTCTCGGCCGGTGGACGGTGCCCCTGCTGGCCCTGGTGGTGTTCCAGGTCGCCGGTACCCAGGTCGGCACGGTGCTCCATGCGGGACTGGTCCTACTGACGGTGTTGCCGGTGTTCGCCGGCTTCCTGCTGGTGGTGCCGTTGCTGGCGCTGGGCCTCACCCGATGGCTGCGTTTGCCGATGGACGCTGGACGCACACTGGCTTTCAGCATGGGTACCCGCAACTCCTTCGTGGTACTGCCCTTTGCGCTGGCGCTACCGGCCGGCTGGGAAACGACCGTGGTGGTGGTCGTGTTCCAGTCTCTGGTTGAGTTGTTCGGGATGGTCTTCTACCTGTGGTGGTTGCCGGGTCGTCTGTTCAGATCGCCACCCACCTGGGGCTGA